Proteins from one Periplaneta americana isolate PAMFEO1 chromosome 6, P.americana_PAMFEO1_priV1, whole genome shotgun sequence genomic window:
- the LOC138701596 gene encoding choline/ethanolamine kinase-like isoform X4: MGIKDKCGGEFTILPPLAHVIIAALSEKPKMSSDNVEMREMAARICRDYLHGSWRKITSRDIVLKRISGGLSNWLYHVSLPDTHPPKSSEPSQVLLRLYGQIHGTERALEGLITESVIFTLLSERKLGPKLHGVFPGGRIEEYIPARPLKTKELSDSKLSILIAEKMASIHQMNVPINKEPRWLWDTLNGWLENVRANLDDPGIIDSHNEAMVHKLKMYNFPAELEWLRKFLSKIPSRVVFCHNDMQEGNILLCCDNMSDKEALQDPRLVLIDFEYCSYNYRGFDLANHFLEWVYDYTNSAQPYFSVNKQNYPTREQQFAVR; this comes from the exons TGTGGCGGTGAATTTACAATTTTGCCACCTCTTGCCCATGTCATCATAGCTGCACTCAGTGAAAAACCGAAG ATGTCTAGTGACAATGTGGAGATGCGAGAGATGGCAGCTCGTATCTGTCGTGATTATCTTCATGGCTCATGGAGGAAGATTACATCTAGGGACATTGTTCTTAAACGTATCAG cgGTGGCTTGAGTAACTGGTTGTACCATGTTTCTCTTCCTGATACACACCCACCAAAGTCGTCAGAACCATCCCAGGTTTTGCTGCGACTCTATGGGCAGATTCATGGTACAGAGAGAGCATTGGAGGGATTGATCACAGAGTCTGTTATTTTCACACTACTCTCTGAAAGGAAACTGGGCCCTAAGCTGCATGGAGTGTTTCCTGGTGGACGTATCGAGGAATATATTCCA GCTCGTCCTTTGAAGACCAAAGAATTAAGTGATTCCAAGCTGAGCATTCTGATTgcagagaagatggctagcaTCCATCAGATGAATGTTCCCATCAATAAGGAGCCACGTTGGTTATGGGACACTCTTAATGG ATGGTTAGAAAATGTGCGAGCAAATTTGGATGATCCAGGTATAATTGATTCTCATAACGAAGCCATGGTCCATAAATTGAAGATGTATAACTTCCCTGCAGAACTGGAATGGCTCAG GAAGTTCCTGTCAAAGATTCCATCTCGAGTTGTATTCTGTCACAACGACATGCAGGAAGGGAACATCCTTCTCTGTTGTGACAATATGTCTGACAAGGAGGCATTGCAGGATCCTCGCCTGGTGCTAATTGATTTTGAATATTGCTCTTACAACTACAGAGGGTTTGACTTGGCGAATCACTTTCTGGAATGGGTGTACGACTACACCAACAGTGCCCAACCTTACTTCTCAGTGAACAAGCAGAACTATCCCACGCGGGAACAACAG TTCGCTGTTCGctga